A region from the Streptomyces lydicus genome encodes:
- the uvrA gene encoding excinuclease ABC subunit UvrA, giving the protein MADSYVRVRGAREHNLRSVDVDIPRDALVAFTGVSGSGKSSLAFGTLYAEAQRRYFESVAPYARRLIHQVGAPKVEDITGLPPAVALEQRRSAPTSRSSVGTVTTLSNTLRMLFSRAGDYPEGMAERLDSDAFSPNTAAGACPECHGLGTVHRVTEDSLVPDPSLSLREGAIAAWPGAWQGKNLRDILDALGYDVDRPWRELPRADRDWILFTDEQPVVTVHPVRDVGRIQRPYKGQYMSARRYVLHTFADSKSETLRRRVQGFMVAEPCPVCHGRRLRPEALAVTFEGHDIATLAGRPLSALARLLRPTAGRADDEVAPVLARDLVARIDVLTELGLGYLSMDRPAPTLSAGELQRLRLATQLRSGLFGVVYVLDEPSAGLHPADTESLLTVLGRLKEAGNSLFVVEHDMDVVRRADWIVDVGPHAGEHGGQVLHSGPVAALADVPASATRRFLFEPAPPAVRPVRSPSGTLTLRGVTLHNLRGLDAAFPLGVFTAVTGVSGSGKSTLVTRVLADAVRDHLGAGEDQQDAADGDTTGPTARARLTAAEGLAAIDRLVRVDQKPIGRTPRSNLATYTGLFDAVRKVFAATDEARARGYTPGRFSFNVAGGRCETCQGEGFVAVELLFLPGTYAPCTDCHGARYRPETLEITYRDRTVADVLAMTVDTAAGFLADLPAAARSLRTLQDVGLGYLRLGQPATELSGGEAQRIKLATELQRTRRGHTLYLLDEPTTGLHPADTEVLLRQLHGLVDAGHTVVVVEHDMGVVAGADHVIDLGPGGGADGGRIVAAGTPAEVAAAPTSRTAPYLARRRARPNAS; this is encoded by the coding sequence ATGGCCGACTCGTACGTACGGGTGCGCGGCGCCCGTGAGCACAATCTCCGCTCCGTCGATGTGGACATCCCGAGGGACGCGCTGGTCGCGTTCACCGGGGTGTCCGGATCGGGCAAGTCCTCCCTCGCCTTCGGCACCCTCTACGCCGAGGCGCAGCGCCGCTACTTCGAGTCGGTGGCCCCCTACGCCCGGCGGCTGATCCACCAGGTCGGCGCGCCCAAGGTCGAGGACATCACCGGACTGCCGCCCGCCGTCGCCCTGGAACAGCGCCGCTCCGCGCCCACCTCCCGCTCCTCGGTCGGCACCGTCACCACCCTCTCCAACACCCTGCGCATGCTCTTCTCCCGCGCCGGCGACTACCCGGAGGGGATGGCGGAACGGCTCGATTCCGATGCCTTCTCGCCCAACACCGCGGCCGGCGCCTGCCCGGAGTGCCACGGGCTGGGCACCGTCCACCGCGTCACCGAGGACTCCCTCGTGCCCGACCCCTCGCTCAGCCTCCGTGAGGGCGCCATCGCCGCCTGGCCCGGGGCCTGGCAGGGCAAGAACCTCCGCGACATCCTCGACGCCCTCGGGTACGACGTCGACCGGCCCTGGCGCGAGCTGCCGCGGGCCGACCGGGACTGGATCCTGTTCACCGACGAACAGCCCGTCGTCACCGTGCACCCGGTCCGCGACGTGGGCCGGATCCAACGCCCCTACAAGGGCCAGTACATGAGCGCCAGGCGCTATGTGCTGCACACCTTCGCCGACTCCAAGAGCGAGACCCTGCGCAGGCGCGTCCAGGGGTTCATGGTCGCCGAGCCCTGCCCGGTGTGCCACGGGCGGCGGCTGCGCCCCGAGGCACTGGCCGTCACCTTCGAGGGCCACGACATCGCCACCCTCGCGGGCCGGCCGCTGAGCGCCCTCGCCCGGCTGCTGCGGCCCACCGCCGGGCGGGCCGACGACGAGGTGGCTCCGGTGCTGGCCCGCGACCTGGTGGCCCGCATCGACGTCCTCACCGAACTCGGCCTGGGGTACCTGAGCATGGACCGGCCGGCGCCCACCCTGTCGGCCGGCGAACTCCAGCGGCTGCGGCTGGCCACCCAGCTGCGCTCCGGTCTCTTCGGCGTCGTCTACGTCCTGGACGAGCCCTCCGCCGGCCTGCACCCCGCCGACACGGAGTCCCTGCTCACGGTCCTGGGGCGGCTCAAGGAAGCGGGCAACTCGCTGTTCGTCGTGGAGCACGACATGGACGTGGTGCGCCGCGCCGACTGGATCGTGGACGTCGGCCCGCACGCCGGCGAACACGGCGGGCAGGTCCTGCACAGCGGCCCCGTCGCCGCGCTCGCGGACGTCCCGGCCTCCGCCACCCGCCGGTTCCTCTTCGAGCCCGCACCACCCGCCGTACGCCCGGTGCGCAGCCCCTCGGGCACCCTCACCCTGCGCGGCGTCACCCTGCACAATCTGCGCGGCCTGGACGCGGCCTTCCCGCTCGGCGTCTTCACCGCCGTCACCGGCGTCTCGGGATCGGGGAAATCGACGCTGGTCACCCGCGTGCTCGCGGACGCCGTACGGGACCACCTCGGCGCGGGCGAGGACCAGCAGGACGCCGCCGACGGCGACACCACCGGACCGACGGCCCGCGCCCGGCTCACCGCCGCCGAGGGCCTGGCGGCGATCGACCGGCTGGTCCGCGTCGACCAGAAGCCGATCGGCCGCACCCCGCGCTCCAACCTCGCCACCTACACCGGGCTCTTCGACGCGGTGCGCAAGGTCTTCGCCGCCACCGACGAGGCCCGCGCCCGCGGCTACACCCCCGGACGGTTCTCCTTCAACGTCGCCGGCGGCCGCTGCGAGACCTGTCAGGGCGAGGGCTTCGTCGCCGTCGAACTCCTCTTCCTGCCCGGTACGTACGCCCCCTGCACCGACTGCCACGGCGCCCGCTACCGCCCCGAAACCCTGGAGATCACCTACCGGGACCGGACCGTCGCCGACGTCCTGGCGATGACCGTCGACACCGCGGCCGGCTTCCTGGCCGATCTCCCCGCTGCGGCCCGCAGCCTGCGCACCCTCCAGGACGTGGGCCTGGGCTATCTGCGGCTCGGCCAGCCCGCCACCGAGCTGTCCGGCGGCGAGGCCCAGCGCATCAAACTCGCCACCGAACTCCAGCGCACCCGCCGCGGCCACACCCTCTACCTCCTCGACGAGCCCACCACCGGACTGCACCCCGCCGACACCGAGGTACTGCTGCGCCAGCTGCACGGCCTGGTCGACGCCGGGCACACCGTCGTGGTCGTCGAGCACGACATGGGGGTGGTCGCGGGCGCCGACCACGTCATCGACCTCGGCCCCGGCGGCGGCGCGGACGGCGGCCGGATCGTGGCGGCCGGAACCCCGGCCGAGGTCGCGGCGGCACCAACGAGCCGTACCGCGCCCTACCTGGCCCGGCGGAGGGCGCGGCCCAACGCCTCTTGA
- a CDS encoding NAD(P)/FAD-dependent oxidoreductase has translation MTGLPIAVVGASAAGLAAAEALRRFGWRGPLTLIGDEPHLPYDRPPLSKQLLQGAWAPEKLLLRTADQLAPLDLDLRLGTRATGLDVAGRTLTLDGDVGVSPLAQGRERGTLRCAGVIIATGVAARTLPGADRIAGVHTLRTLDDALALRGRLANGGTPGSEGVAAGGGGRRLVIVGNGVLGCEAAAVARELGHEVTLVGIEATPMAAAVGTEVGELLAEEHRARGVRLLTGAVDGFETAPADPAGGGDRRVTAVRLAHGGTPAGEGRASGGVAAGGGGAEGRLLPADLVLLAIGSRPGVDWLDDPALDTGDGLRCDAYCAAAPGVYAAGDVARWDHPVHGRPLRFEHRMNATEQGMAAARNLLAELAAEASGPAGATAAAGAEAAAPAPERRPFAPVPYFWSDQYAVKLQAYGLTAGADRVETTVLDRAARRALALYGRDRSAVGVLAAGLPPRQVRALRAVVAAPLPWEEARERIAAALAAG, from the coding sequence ATGACCGGGCTGCCGATCGCGGTCGTCGGCGCCTCGGCGGCCGGTCTCGCCGCGGCCGAGGCGCTGCGCCGCTTCGGCTGGCGCGGCCCGCTCACCCTCATCGGCGACGAGCCCCATCTTCCGTATGACCGGCCGCCGTTGTCCAAGCAACTGCTGCAGGGCGCCTGGGCACCGGAGAAGCTGCTGCTGCGCACCGCCGACCAGCTCGCTCCGCTCGATCTCGACCTGCGGCTCGGCACCCGGGCCACCGGGCTCGACGTGGCTGGCCGCACCCTCACGCTCGACGGTGACGTGGGGGTTTCCCCGCTTGCGCAAGGCCGGGAACGGGGGACGCTCCGCTGCGCCGGCGTGATCATTGCGACCGGTGTCGCGGCCCGTACTCTGCCCGGCGCCGACCGCATTGCCGGAGTGCACACCCTGCGTACCCTCGACGACGCGCTGGCCCTGCGGGGCCGGCTGGCCAATGGGGGTACCCCCGGCAGTGAGGGCGTGGCCGCCGGGGGAGGCGGCAGGCGGCTGGTGATCGTCGGAAACGGCGTACTGGGCTGTGAAGCGGCCGCCGTGGCAAGGGAGTTGGGGCACGAGGTCACCCTCGTCGGCATCGAGGCGACTCCTATGGCCGCCGCCGTCGGCACCGAGGTCGGCGAACTGCTCGCCGAGGAGCACCGCGCCCGCGGCGTCCGGCTGCTCACCGGAGCGGTGGACGGCTTCGAGACGGCGCCCGCGGACCCGGCCGGTGGCGGCGACCGGCGGGTCACGGCCGTACGGCTGGCCCATGGGGGGACTCCCGCCGGTGAGGGCAGAGCCAGTGGGGGCGTAGCCGCCGGGGGAGGGGGAGCGGAAGGCCGCCTGCTGCCCGCGGACCTCGTGCTGCTGGCGATCGGCTCCCGGCCCGGCGTCGACTGGCTGGACGACCCGGCCCTGGACACCGGCGACGGGCTGCGCTGCGATGCGTACTGCGCCGCCGCCCCGGGTGTCTATGCCGCGGGCGATGTGGCCCGCTGGGACCATCCCGTCCACGGCCGCCCGCTGCGCTTCGAGCACCGGATGAACGCCACCGAACAGGGCATGGCCGCCGCCCGCAACCTCCTGGCCGAACTCGCCGCGGAGGCGTCCGGCCCCGCAGGGGCCACGGCCGCCGCCGGGGCCGAGGCCGCCGCCCCTGCCCCGGAGCGCCGTCCGTTCGCCCCCGTGCCGTACTTCTGGTCCGACCAGTACGCCGTCAAGCTCCAGGCGTACGGGCTGACGGCGGGCGCCGACCGGGTCGAGACCACCGTTCTGGACCGGGCGGCGCGCCGTGCCCTTGCGCTCTACGGGCGGGACCGCAGCGCCGTCGGCGTGCTCGCGGCCGGACTCCCGCCCCGCCAGGTCAGGGCGCTGCGCGCGGTCGTCGCCGCGCCACTGCCCTGGGAGGAGGCACGCGAGCGGATCGCCGCAGCCCTGGCGGCCGGCTGA
- a CDS encoding ferredoxin: MKITLDADRCCAAGQCVLIAPEVFDQRDEDGVVVLLDAEPPAGQHDAVREAAAVCPAAVIEVRA, from the coding sequence GTGAAGATCACCCTCGACGCCGACAGGTGCTGCGCCGCCGGCCAGTGTGTGCTGATCGCCCCCGAGGTCTTCGACCAGCGCGACGAGGACGGTGTGGTCGTGCTGCTCGACGCCGAACCGCCGGCCGGACAGCACGACGCGGTCCGCGAGGCGGCCGCCGTCTGCCCGGCCGCCGTGATCGAGGTGCGCGCATGA
- a CDS encoding restriction endonuclease, whose protein sequence is MSRRSHGLMAVWAEAQRQQQRQQEAQRRARAQQQRDQERQARDAERAMARMHRERQTAYRQQREADARRRTEELDARVGALTGLLADGCRAPAFSAAALLRPERIEEFAPGALATPVPMPDPARYHAPTGGWHLGARRDRAQEEARARYEQDWYTAQAAESRRQAQLASYRQQYDQWAAGALAEIRQHNSGIEELLSGLRGGDADAAVEYFSAALYSSTAWPEGFPRQIAAAYDPMARQLVLDWELPGYDIVPETKSVRYMPTADQEKETARPAAQRRALYREVLAQSVLLVLRDLFAADGHGTLDSVALNGFVDDVDPVTGRPAQVYLATVMAPRSSFDTFCLEQVSAVECLTDGLRGQLAARPDQRTAVRPVRLPGEVGGGVVSHGTESEPDLYEMDPIAFENLIAELFRAMGMQAVTTQRSGDGGVDVDALDPDPIRGGKIVVQVKRYRNTVPPTAVRDLYGTVQSEGANKGVLVTTSRFGPGAHTFANGKPLSLIAGPELVDLLGRYGLRGRLGGDAPSGPSAAEEAADHNILGMNWSGEVALDVCALVCKGTDVLSDDHFVFYNNPRSPDGSVRMLPGFAPDRAAMQVRFEALPPAADRLVLVAAIDPQVNPDADLSGFTDARIRLLDASGEELGCLEVSDGRPGETALVLGSFRRREGGDWDFVIGGKGFPGGLEALVQEYGIEVA, encoded by the coding sequence ATGAGCCGCCGTTCCCACGGATTAATGGCCGTCTGGGCCGAGGCGCAGCGTCAGCAGCAGCGCCAGCAGGAAGCCCAGCGCCGCGCGCGAGCACAGCAGCAGCGCGACCAGGAGCGGCAGGCACGGGACGCCGAACGCGCCATGGCGCGGATGCACCGTGAGCGGCAGACGGCCTACCGGCAGCAACGCGAGGCCGACGCCCGTCGGCGGACCGAGGAACTGGACGCCCGCGTCGGTGCACTGACCGGCCTGCTCGCCGACGGCTGCCGTGCCCCCGCCTTCTCCGCCGCCGCGCTGCTGCGCCCCGAGCGGATCGAGGAGTTCGCGCCCGGCGCCCTCGCCACGCCGGTACCGATGCCCGACCCGGCCCGCTATCACGCGCCGACGGGCGGCTGGCACCTCGGTGCCCGCCGTGACCGTGCCCAGGAGGAGGCCCGCGCCCGCTACGAGCAGGACTGGTACACGGCGCAGGCCGCGGAGAGCCGCCGCCAGGCCCAACTCGCCTCCTACCGGCAGCAGTACGACCAGTGGGCCGCGGGCGCCCTGGCCGAGATACGGCAGCACAACTCCGGCATCGAGGAGTTGCTGTCGGGCCTGCGCGGCGGTGACGCGGACGCGGCCGTCGAGTACTTCTCCGCAGCCCTGTACTCCTCCACGGCCTGGCCGGAGGGCTTTCCCCGGCAGATCGCGGCGGCCTACGACCCGATGGCGCGTCAGCTCGTCCTGGACTGGGAGCTCCCGGGCTACGACATCGTCCCGGAGACCAAATCCGTCCGCTACATGCCCACTGCCGATCAGGAGAAAGAGACCGCCAGGCCGGCCGCGCAGCGACGGGCGCTCTACCGCGAAGTGCTGGCCCAGAGCGTGCTGCTGGTGCTGCGCGACCTCTTCGCCGCCGACGGCCACGGCACCCTGGACTCGGTGGCGCTGAACGGCTTCGTGGACGATGTGGACCCGGTGACCGGCCGCCCGGCCCAGGTGTATCTCGCGACCGTCATGGCGCCCCGCAGCTCCTTCGACACCTTCTGTCTTGAGCAGGTCAGCGCGGTGGAGTGTCTGACCGACGGGCTGCGCGGGCAGCTCGCCGCCCGCCCCGACCAGCGCACCGCGGTACGCCCGGTGCGCCTGCCGGGAGAGGTGGGCGGCGGGGTCGTCTCGCACGGCACGGAGAGCGAACCGGATCTGTACGAGATGGATCCGATCGCCTTCGAGAACCTGATCGCCGAGCTGTTCCGCGCCATGGGCATGCAGGCCGTGACCACCCAGCGGTCCGGCGACGGCGGGGTCGATGTGGATGCGCTGGACCCCGATCCGATCCGCGGCGGCAAGATCGTCGTGCAGGTCAAGCGCTACCGCAACACCGTCCCGCCGACCGCCGTCCGTGACCTGTACGGCACCGTCCAGTCCGAAGGCGCCAACAAGGGCGTGCTGGTGACCACCTCCCGCTTCGGTCCCGGCGCCCACACCTTCGCCAACGGCAAACCGCTCAGCCTCATCGCCGGCCCCGAACTCGTCGATCTGCTCGGCCGTTACGGGCTGCGCGGACGGCTCGGCGGGGACGCCCCGTCCGGCCCGTCCGCCGCCGAGGAGGCGGCGGACCACAACATCCTCGGCATGAACTGGTCCGGCGAGGTCGCCCTCGATGTCTGTGCCCTGGTGTGCAAGGGGACCGACGTGCTCAGCGACGATCACTTCGTCTTTTACAACAACCCCCGCAGCCCGGACGGTTCGGTCCGGATGCTGCCCGGTTTCGCACCCGACCGGGCCGCGATGCAGGTGCGGTTCGAGGCGTTGCCACCGGCCGCCGACCGGCTGGTCCTGGTCGCGGCGATCGACCCCCAGGTCAACCCCGACGCCGATCTCTCCGGCTTCACCGACGCCCGGATCCGCCTGCTGGACGCGTCGGGGGAGGAGCTGGGGTGCCTGGAGGTCTCGGACGGGCGGCCCGGGGAGACCGCTCTGGTCCTCGGCTCGTTCCGCCGACGGGAGGGCGGCGACTGGGACTTCGTGATCGGCGGCAAGGGCTTCCCCGGCGGCCTGGAAGCGCTGGTGCAGGAGTACGGCATCGAGGTCGCCTGA
- a CDS encoding DUF6415 family natural product biosynthesis protein, with protein sequence MNTERAQWKAGAVARDEPPIDLDAIEATITRALRVNAGHLDVGVLRELEEELRGHVDLLLPEARTAAGCIWHGSIEWHRQTARLDGIERQAMQGVGGSPLAAHVQVQQLARDCQWLLNQRRERAAS encoded by the coding sequence ATGAACACCGAGCGTGCACAGTGGAAGGCCGGCGCCGTGGCGAGGGATGAGCCCCCGATCGATCTGGACGCCATCGAGGCGACGATCACCAGAGCGCTGCGTGTCAACGCAGGTCACCTGGACGTCGGGGTCCTGCGCGAGCTTGAGGAGGAACTGCGGGGTCACGTTGACCTGCTGCTCCCCGAGGCCCGCACCGCGGCCGGCTGTATCTGGCACGGCAGCATCGAGTGGCACCGGCAGACCGCGCGTCTTGACGGCATCGAGCGGCAGGCAATGCAGGGTGTCGGTGGCAGCCCGCTCGCGGCTCATGTTCAGGTGCAGCAGCTCGCGCGTGACTGTCAGTGGCTTTTGAACCAGCGGCGCGAGCGGGCCGCTTCATGA
- a CDS encoding helix-turn-helix domain-containing protein — translation MPEHADMHIGDRLRTVRKRRGLTQRELATASGVSVSLIRQLEQGAVDGTRMETAHKLAITLRVDTSSLLERDDTTRTEAGEPWRPLRLAVQVAPVASAEEPTVQGVRALLPDVRRAYFGNRLAELSTLLAPALRDADALGDSAPARGLRAHLLQITGSVLTQVRQFDAAETALHRALDDAPDRLRAAAVITTWSWLLVRQGKLREARELATRWADDVEPRMSRATPEELAAWGWLLLQASAANLRDNRRGEAEDTMRLALSVAVMTGRELPRGRDRLTTWGPATVGYKAAERHIVLDRPDKVLAMAKKGSQAASTEYHRHRLDVAKAHVLVRQYGKAVDTLASIHDAAPEWLAGQRYAQDILGDVVERRRTLTSQMRQLADALSVPL, via the coding sequence ATGCCTGAGCACGCTGACATGCACATCGGGGACCGTCTGCGCACCGTCCGGAAGCGCCGCGGTCTCACGCAACGGGAGCTCGCCACAGCCTCCGGCGTATCGGTCTCCCTCATCCGTCAACTGGAACAGGGCGCGGTAGACGGCACTCGTATGGAGACCGCTCATAAACTCGCCATCACTCTGCGAGTCGACACCAGCAGTCTGCTGGAACGCGACGACACCACCCGGACCGAGGCCGGCGAGCCGTGGCGACCGCTGCGACTCGCCGTCCAGGTGGCGCCCGTCGCATCTGCGGAGGAGCCTACGGTGCAGGGTGTTCGCGCGCTCCTTCCCGATGTGCGCCGTGCCTATTTCGGTAACCGGCTGGCCGAGCTGTCCACGCTGCTCGCTCCGGCATTGCGTGATGCTGATGCGCTCGGCGATTCGGCGCCGGCCCGTGGACTGCGTGCACATCTCCTCCAGATCACGGGGTCCGTGTTGACGCAGGTCCGTCAGTTCGACGCCGCGGAGACCGCGTTGCATCGCGCCCTCGATGATGCCCCGGACCGGCTGCGTGCCGCCGCAGTGATCACCACTTGGAGTTGGCTCCTTGTTCGGCAGGGCAAGCTGCGCGAGGCCCGAGAGTTGGCCACCCGGTGGGCGGACGACGTCGAACCTCGCATGTCCAGAGCGACGCCTGAGGAACTCGCCGCGTGGGGCTGGCTGCTGCTGCAGGCATCGGCCGCGAACCTGCGGGACAACCGGCGCGGCGAAGCGGAGGACACGATGCGGCTGGCGCTGTCCGTGGCTGTGATGACCGGTCGGGAACTGCCGCGGGGCCGGGACCGGCTGACGACGTGGGGCCCGGCGACGGTCGGATACAAGGCGGCCGAACGGCACATCGTCCTCGACCGGCCGGACAAGGTGCTTGCCATGGCCAAGAAGGGGAGCCAAGCGGCGTCCACGGAATACCACCGGCACCGACTCGACGTGGCCAAGGCACACGTCCTGGTACGGCAGTACGGCAAGGCGGTCGACACGCTCGCGAGCATTCACGACGCCGCTCCGGAGTGGCTGGCCGGCCAGCGGTACGCGCAGGACATCTTGGGTGATGTGGTGGAGCGGCGCCGGACGCTGACGTCGCAGATGCGACAACTGGCGGATGCCTTGTCAGTTCCGTTGTAG
- a CDS encoding SCO3870 family protein, translating to MKQPPPFASLAAALAALGTVLGFLAVQLRTDGYEQYVESVATASVVMWTTACLTVVTWSRWRQGKTN from the coding sequence ATGAAGCAGCCACCCCCCTTCGCCTCCCTGGCCGCCGCGCTTGCGGCGCTCGGGACGGTGCTGGGCTTTCTCGCGGTCCAGTTGCGTACCGACGGTTACGAGCAGTACGTCGAGTCCGTGGCCACCGCCAGCGTCGTGATGTGGACGACCGCCTGCCTGACGGTCGTGACCTGGTCCCGCTGGCGCCAGGGGAAGACGAACTGA
- a CDS encoding VOC family protein, translating to MAYTFQVTVDSADPHSLADWWADALGWEVEPSDETFIRRMIAEGQASEDDTTTHRGTLVWRVGAGIRHPEGLDRAPRILFQLVTEPKVVKNRVHLDVRTGPDDPQAVVERLIAKGATLLHHGKQGPFAWTTLADPENNELCVSS from the coding sequence ATGGCATACACCTTCCAGGTAACCGTCGACTCGGCCGACCCGCACTCGCTCGCCGACTGGTGGGCCGACGCCCTCGGCTGGGAAGTGGAGCCGAGCGACGAGACGTTCATCCGCCGGATGATCGCCGAAGGTCAGGCGAGTGAGGACGACACCACCACCCATCGCGGCACCCTCGTATGGCGGGTCGGCGCCGGGATCCGCCATCCGGAGGGCCTGGACCGGGCGCCGCGCATCCTCTTTCAGCTCGTGACGGAGCCCAAGGTGGTCAAGAATCGCGTCCACCTGGACGTGCGCACAGGCCCCGACGATCCCCAGGCCGTGGTCGAGCGGTTGATCGCCAAGGGAGCCACGCTCCTGCACCACGGCAAGCAGGGGCCCTTCGCCTGGACCACACTCGCCGACCCGGAGAACAACGAACTCTGTGTCTCGTCATGA
- a CDS encoding AMP-binding protein — MEAVVPPAAGAPAIRCAGHERDYPSFLDRAARIATGLRAVGVEPGDRIAVVLRNEPAHLEITAGAALLGASAVPVNWHFRQDDLRHVLTDSGSKVVFAHSDLLEAVTAVLPEGVRIVEAAVPAGVAAACKIAVPPVTGEHPLLDRWLEGFAPLDQAAGERPPTVIYSSGTTGLPKGVLREPVAPEQLEEGVRLFLERFAVAPGGRTLIPAPLYHASPSQHAVLALAAGLDITLMPRFDAEECLRLIAHHRIEQVQVVPTMFVRLLRLPKDVRERYDLSSLTSVVHAAAPCPPHIKYAMIDWLGPVLREYYGGSETGAVTWCDSAEWLAHPGTVGRATGTCGVAVVGPGKEPLPAGATGDIYLKPGDGWPPFTYLGDPGRRAAMEAPGLPGYVTIGDIGHLDADGYLFLSDRRNDMVISGGVNIYPAEIEGCLLALDGVRDVAVFGIPDEEFGEVLAAHLQTEPGVLLSAEEVRSHVAGRLAGYKVPRAVVFEELLPRDESGKLFKRQLRDPYWAEHHRAI, encoded by the coding sequence ATGGAAGCCGTCGTCCCGCCCGCTGCCGGCGCCCCGGCCATTCGCTGCGCGGGTCATGAACGCGACTATCCGTCCTTCCTCGACCGTGCGGCGCGGATCGCCACCGGGCTGCGGGCGGTGGGAGTCGAGCCCGGCGACCGGATCGCCGTCGTGCTGCGCAACGAGCCCGCCCATCTGGAGATCACCGCAGGGGCCGCCCTGCTGGGCGCCTCGGCGGTACCCGTCAACTGGCACTTCCGCCAGGACGACCTGCGTCATGTGCTCACCGACAGCGGCAGCAAGGTCGTCTTTGCGCACAGCGACCTGCTGGAGGCGGTGACCGCCGTGCTGCCCGAGGGCGTACGGATCGTCGAGGCCGCCGTTCCCGCCGGGGTCGCGGCCGCCTGCAAGATCGCCGTACCGCCCGTCACAGGAGAGCACCCGCTGCTCGACCGGTGGCTGGAAGGCTTTGCCCCGCTGGACCAGGCCGCCGGGGAACGCCCGCCCACCGTGATCTACAGCTCCGGAACCACGGGGCTCCCCAAGGGAGTTCTGCGCGAGCCCGTCGCTCCCGAGCAGCTCGAAGAGGGGGTGCGGTTATTCCTGGAGCGCTTCGCCGTCGCCCCCGGCGGACGCACGCTCATCCCCGCGCCGCTGTACCACGCCTCTCCCAGCCAGCACGCCGTCCTCGCGCTCGCGGCCGGCCTGGACATCACCCTCATGCCGCGCTTCGACGCCGAGGAATGCCTGCGGCTGATCGCCCACCACCGTATCGAGCAGGTGCAGGTCGTGCCGACGATGTTCGTACGGTTGCTGCGGCTGCCGAAGGACGTACGCGAGCGCTACGACCTGTCCTCGCTCACCTCCGTCGTACACGCCGCGGCGCCCTGCCCGCCGCACATCAAGTACGCCATGATCGACTGGCTGGGACCGGTACTGCGGGAGTATTACGGCGGCAGCGAGACCGGCGCCGTGACCTGGTGCGACAGCGCCGAGTGGCTGGCCCACCCCGGCACCGTCGGACGTGCCACCGGAACCTGCGGGGTGGCGGTCGTCGGCCCCGGCAAGGAGCCGCTGCCGGCCGGAGCCACCGGTGACATCTACCTCAAACCCGGCGACGGCTGGCCCCCGTTCACCTACCTCGGCGACCCCGGTCGGCGTGCCGCCATGGAAGCACCGGGCCTGCCCGGATACGTCACCATCGGGGACATCGGCCATCTCGACGCGGACGGCTATCTCTTCCTCAGCGACCGCCGGAACGACATGGTCATCTCGGGCGGCGTCAACATCTACCCCGCCGAGATCGAAGGCTGTCTGCTCGCCCTCGACGGGGTCCGTGACGTGGCCGTCTTCGGCATCCCCGATGAGGAGTTCGGTGAAGTCCTCGCCGCCCATCTGCAGACCGAACCCGGTGTACTGCTCAGCGCAGAGGAGGTACGGTCCCATGTCGCCGGGCGGCTTGCCGGGTACAAGGTCCCCCGGGCGGTGGTCTTCGAGGAGCTGCTGCCGCGGGACGAGTCGGGAAAGCTCTTCAAGAGGCAGCTGCGGGACCCGTACTGGGCCGAGCACCACCGCGCGATCTGA